Part of the Carnobacterium mobile DSM 4848 genome, AACAGGGGGTGGGACGATGAGCGATCGAGAGATTTTTGAGGAGAATTTTGCTGAGAGGAAACCGAAGCGAAAAGATCCGAAACAAATCAGCTTTCGAGTGAGCGAAACCGAATTTGAAAAGTTGCAGCGCTCCGCTGAAAGTTTGCAAATGAGTGTGCCGGCTTTTGTTAAAAGCAAGGCACAAGGGGCTAAGCTCGTAACGCCGAAAGTTGATCGGCCAGGTGCGATTGAAATCGCCAAGCAATTACGAGCAATCGGCAACAATGTAAACCAGATGGCACGCGTGACGAATGCCACAGAATTGGATCCGGCAGCAGCGGCCAACCTAACGGCTGAACTACAAAAGGTACGAAAGGAATTAAATCAGATATGGGAAAAGTTAACGTAAACAACAAATTGCCATGGCTCAAACTGTTCTTATTATTTTTTATAATTATTTTTATTGGACGAATCATGATGGATTATGTTTATGGCGATCCAATTGATTTAGGCAAACGATTTCTCGATGCGCTCTTTACTACAGCAACATTTACATTTTTGAATGCTCTATTTGGTCAAACAGAAAAAAGAAAGGAAAATAGCTATGGCTACTATTAAATTAGCGCGCAGCACCAGCTGTTCACGCTGCATTAATTACGCTGAACCGCGCGCAACCGTAAAAAGCGGCTTAAATTGTGACGTCGATTACGCCAAGACTCAAATGAAAGCCACACGTATGATCTACGGAAAAGACGACAAGGTCCAAGCACATACCCTTATTCAATCATTTAAGCCGGGTGAGGTCACGCCTGAGCAAGCAAAATGAACTTGGGTACGAATTAGCCCGAAAAATCGCTGGCGGTCACCAAGTGGCGATTTACACCCATACCGATAAAGACCACGTGCACAATCATATCGTAATCAATAGCGTCAATATGGATACCGGCTTGAAATTTCAAGCCCATGGAGTAGCAGCGATTGAAGAAGTGAAACAATTGAATGACGCCATTTGTTTGAATCACGGCTTAACCGTTCCAGAAGAAAAGCCAACATTCGCTACACTGCCGCAGAAAAAGGTATTTTAGAACGCCCTGGCCAAACCAGTTGG contains:
- a CDS encoding MobC family plasmid mobilization relaxosome protein, which produces MSDREIFEENFAERKPKRKDPKQISFRVSETEFEKLQRSAESLQMSVPAFVKSKAQGAKLVTPKVDRPGAIEIAKQLRAIGNNVNQMARVTNATELDPAAAANLTAELQKVRKELNQIWEKLT
- a CDS encoding relaxase/mobilization nuclease domain-containing protein, which gives rise to MVKQKKERKIAMATIKLARSTSCSRCINYAEPRATVKSGLNCDVDYAKTQMKATRMIYGKDDKVQAHTLIQSFKPGEVTPEQAK
- a CDS encoding relaxase/mobilization nuclease domain-containing protein, whose translation is MAIYTHTDKDHVHNHIVINSVNMDTGLKFQAHGVAAIEEVKQLNDAICLNHGLTVPEEKPTFATLPQKKVF